One window of Robiginitalea biformata HTCC2501 genomic DNA carries:
- a CDS encoding carbohydrate kinase family protein has protein sequence MKSYKAAVLGPIPRDHITTHKGEVIEKYGCATHTAIGLSRLLGDRGTVFPVSHVRKKDRPGVLEVVAPYSNISQDYITDDADQGDIIQLTFVDQNNRLEKQTGFMNPILGEDLKGLMDADVFVCVPITDYEVPLETLKYIKANSQGLIIFDAHGPTNTATILGDRLIRFWIDRDLWLPYIDVLKMNLEESRCCWFEKEYELEQLQPFHDVSTDHLDDLAAHVLDRGVKALIVTLDAGGSAVYFKKGGEVQKEIVPSVPVADVVDTTGCGDSFAGGLGYGLLEDPDDYVRAARFANALGAQRTQGRTFDVFKSLEETREMIRAAYGSD, from the coding sequence ATGAAATCATATAAGGCAGCTGTCCTGGGGCCGATCCCCAGGGACCATATCACCACGCATAAAGGGGAAGTCATTGAGAAATACGGCTGTGCCACACATACCGCCATCGGGCTTTCCCGCTTACTGGGAGACCGGGGGACGGTCTTTCCCGTGTCCCACGTCCGGAAAAAAGACCGGCCCGGCGTATTGGAAGTGGTTGCCCCCTACTCCAACATCTCCCAGGACTATATTACCGACGATGCGGATCAGGGCGATATCATCCAGCTGACCTTTGTGGACCAGAATAACCGCCTGGAGAAGCAAACCGGGTTTATGAACCCCATCCTTGGCGAAGATTTGAAAGGCCTCATGGATGCCGATGTCTTTGTATGCGTGCCCATAACGGATTACGAAGTGCCCCTGGAAACGTTAAAATACATCAAGGCCAACAGCCAGGGGTTGATCATATTCGATGCCCACGGCCCGACGAACACCGCCACGATCCTCGGGGACCGGCTGATCCGGTTCTGGATAGACCGGGATCTTTGGCTTCCGTATATCGACGTGCTGAAGATGAACCTGGAGGAGTCGCGCTGTTGCTGGTTTGAAAAGGAATACGAACTGGAGCAGCTCCAGCCGTTCCACGATGTATCCACGGACCACCTGGACGACCTGGCGGCGCACGTGCTGGACCGGGGTGTTAAAGCGCTTATCGTTACCCTGGATGCCGGGGGTAGCGCAGTGTATTTTAAGAAAGGCGGGGAGGTGCAAAAGGAAATCGTGCCCTCAGTCCCGGTTGCCGATGTGGTGGATACCACCGGGTGCGGGGATTCTTTTGCCGGCGGATTGGGCTATGGTTTGCTGGAGGATCCGGACGACTACGTCCGCGCCGCGCGATTTGCAAATGCCCTGGGGGCCCAGCGCACACAAGGCCGTACGTTTGACGTCTTTAAATCTCTGGAAGAAACCCGGGAAATGATCCGGGCCGCTTACGGGTCGGATTGA